In Mariluticola halotolerans, one DNA window encodes the following:
- the ccmB gene encoding heme exporter protein CcmB gives MTAFYALLRRDLKLATRSSGDMLTLVLFFIMVGTITPFAIGPDKAVLARLAPGIVWIAAFLASLLAMDRLFRADHEDGSLLAMRHAALSLETITFAKIIAHWLTTALPLMIATPFMAVMLNMDMTIFTRTLISLALGTPALTAFGAVGAAITVSLRRGGLIAPVLILPLSIPILIFGVGAINANAGPDAETAAMLFLGGISLVSVAFVPFAAALALKLTQE, from the coding sequence ATGACCGCTTTTTATGCCCTTTTGCGGCGCGATTTGAAGCTTGCCACCCGCAGTTCCGGCGACATGCTCACCCTTGTGCTGTTTTTCATCATGGTCGGCACCATCACCCCTTTTGCCATTGGGCCCGACAAGGCCGTGCTGGCGCGTCTCGCCCCCGGCATTGTCTGGATCGCCGCCTTTCTGGCCAGTCTTTTGGCCATGGACCGCCTGTTCCGCGCCGATCACGAGGATGGCTCACTTCTGGCCATGCGCCATGCCGCCCTTTCGCTGGAAACCATCACCTTTGCCAAAATCATCGCCCACTGGCTGACCACAGCCCTGCCGCTGATGATTGCCACCCCTTTCATGGCCGTCATGCTCAATATGGACATGACCATTTTCACGCGCACATTGATTTCGCTGGCGCTCGGCACCCCGGCCCTCACCGCCTTTGGCGCTGTCGGGGCGGCGATTACCGTGTCACTACGTCGCGGGGGATTGATCGCACCGGTCCTTATATTGCCCCTATCGATACCGATCCTGATTTTCGGTGTCGGGGCCATCAATGCCAATGCGGGACCGGATGCCGAAACCGCCGCCATGCTGTTTCTTGGCGGCATCAGCCTTGTCTCTGTCGCCTTTGTACCCTTTGCTGCAGCGCTTGCGCTTAAACTGACACAGGAATAA
- the ccmA gene encoding heme ABC exporter ATP-binding protein CcmA: MNHARIHAPRHLDVTGLTCLRGEREIFADLSFSVAPGTALLLRGPNGAGKTSLMMCLAGFLHTQQGTIVWQGRDPEQRPGEDMHFIGHQSAVKPDLSVNENLKFWASINGGDPANTANALEAAGIGHTADLDAALLSAGQTRRLALARLLAAPRPVWLLDEPTSALDAAGDKWIAGLIDTHLDQGGLVIAATHLDLALKPASRIKTLDLGATA; the protein is encoded by the coding sequence ATGAACCACGCCCGAATCCATGCCCCCCGTCACCTCGATGTGACCGGCCTGACCTGTCTGCGCGGAGAACGCGAGATATTCGCCGATCTGTCATTCAGCGTCGCCCCCGGAACCGCGCTTTTGCTGCGCGGCCCCAATGGCGCGGGCAAAACCAGCCTGATGATGTGCCTTGCCGGCTTTTTGCACACCCAGCAGGGCACAATTGTCTGGCAGGGCCGCGACCCCGAACAGCGGCCGGGCGAAGACATGCATTTTATTGGCCATCAAAGCGCCGTCAAACCCGACCTCAGCGTTAATGAAAATCTAAAATTCTGGGCCAGCATCAATGGCGGCGACCCCGCCAACACCGCCAATGCGCTTGAAGCGGCGGGAATCGGGCACACAGCCGATCTGGATGCCGCATTATTGTCTGCCGGGCAGACCCGCAGACTGGCGCTCGCCCGCCTGCTCGCCGCCCCCCGCCCCGTCTGGCTGCTCGATGAACCCACCTCCGCCCTTGATGCCGCAGGGGACAAATGGATTGCCGGCCTGATTGACACCCATCTCGATCAGGGTGGGCTGGTGATTGCCGCAACCCATCTCGATCTGGCGCTCAAGCCCGCATCGCGCATCAAAACGCTCGACCTTGGGGCAACAGCATGA
- the acnA gene encoding aconitate hydratase AcnA, with protein sequence MAQKSLDSFKSKKTLDVGGKSYTYYSLPEAEKNGLAGISKLPHSMKVVLENLLRFEDGRTVKKEDIVAVAEWLKTRKSTHEISYRPARVLMQDFTGVPAVVDLAAMRDATAKLGANPQKINPLVPVDLVIDHSVMVDNFGTALAFNQNVDLEYERNGERYEFLRWGQSAFDNFRVVPPGTGICHQVNLEYLAQTVWTKEEDGETVAYPDTLVGTDSHTTMVNGLAVLGWGVGGIEAEAAMLGQPITMLIPEVVGFKLTGQIAEGITATDLVLTVVEMLRKKGVVGKFVEFYGPGLDALSLEDEATIANMAPEYGATCGFFPVDEDTLAYLKTSGRDPERVALVEAYAKAQDMFRDASSAEPVFTDTLELDLSTVVPSISGPKRPQDRVVLAEAPEKFREALTDLSGGRKDRNTLPEPNGESRFVDEGATGVDDIPEEARCEVKGTDHGLADGDVVIAAITSCTNTSNPTVLIAAGLVARKARELGLQSKPWVKTSLAPGSQVVTEYLKAAGLQEDLDAMGFNLVGYGCTTCIGNSGPLPTAISETINENDLVACSVLSGNRNFEGRVNPDVRANYLASPPLVVAYAIAGSMFVNVTTDSLGNDKNGNPVYLKDIWPSNAEIAELVRTYITPEMFKSRYSDVFKGDEHWQGIEVTGGETYDWNPSSTYVRNPPYFDGLSMEPDAVTDVKNARVLSLFLDSITTDHISPAGSFKKDTPAGQYLTERQVMPKDFNSYGARRGNHEIMMRGTFANIRIKNQMVPGVEGGFSKGPDGSTMAMYDAAMAYAETDTPLVVFAGKEYGTGSSRDWAAKGTTLLGVRAVVAQSFERIHRSNLIGMGVLPLQFKEGESWQSLGLTGDETIDIDNVETITPRSTVAVKIARPDGSVVTAETLCRIDTENELDYYRNGGILHYVLRNLVAE encoded by the coding sequence GTGGCACAAAAATCTCTCGATAGTTTCAAGTCAAAAAAGACGCTGGATGTCGGCGGCAAGTCCTATACCTATTATTCGCTTCCCGAAGCGGAAAAGAACGGTCTGGCCGGCATTTCCAAACTTCCGCACTCCATGAAGGTTGTGCTGGAAAACCTGTTGCGCTTCGAAGACGGGCGCACCGTTAAAAAAGAGGACATTGTCGCGGTGGCCGAATGGCTCAAGACGCGCAAGTCCACCCACGAGATCTCCTATCGTCCAGCCCGCGTGCTGATGCAGGATTTCACCGGTGTCCCCGCCGTGGTCGATCTGGCCGCCATGCGCGATGCCACGGCCAAGCTTGGCGCCAATCCGCAAAAGATCAACCCGCTCGTGCCGGTCGATCTCGTCATCGATCACTCGGTGATGGTGGATAATTTCGGCACGGCACTCGCCTTCAACCAGAATGTCGATCTGGAATATGAGCGCAATGGCGAGCGCTATGAGTTCCTGCGCTGGGGTCAGTCCGCGTTTGACAATTTCCGCGTTGTGCCCCCCGGCACCGGCATTTGCCATCAGGTCAATCTTGAATATCTGGCCCAGACGGTCTGGACCAAGGAAGAGGATGGCGAAACCGTCGCTTATCCCGACACCCTGGTGGGTACAGACAGCCACACAACCATGGTCAACGGTCTTGCCGTTCTCGGCTGGGGTGTGGGCGGTATTGAAGCTGAGGCGGCCATGCTCGGCCAGCCGATTACCATGCTGATCCCGGAAGTTGTCGGTTTCAAGCTGACCGGCCAGATTGCCGAGGGCATTACGGCCACCGATCTGGTGCTGACAGTTGTTGAAATGCTGCGCAAAAAGGGCGTTGTGGGCAAGTTCGTCGAATTCTACGGGCCGGGCCTTGATGCCCTCAGCCTTGAGGATGAGGCGACCATCGCCAATATGGCGCCGGAATATGGCGCAACCTGCGGCTTCTTCCCGGTCGATGAGGACACACTGGCCTATCTGAAGACGTCAGGCCGTGATCCCGAGCGGGTGGCCCTTGTGGAAGCCTATGCCAAGGCGCAGGACATGTTCCGCGATGCGTCATCGGCTGAACCGGTCTTCACCGATACACTGGAACTCGATCTGTCAACGGTTGTGCCTTCGATCTCGGGGCCAAAGCGTCCGCAGGATCGTGTGGTTCTGGCTGAAGCGCCCGAGAAGTTCCGCGAAGCGCTGACTGATCTCTCCGGCGGCCGCAAGGATCGCAATACCCTGCCCGAACCCAATGGCGAATCGCGCTTTGTGGATGAAGGTGCAACCGGTGTTGATGACATTCCCGAGGAAGCACGCTGCGAAGTCAAAGGCACAGACCATGGTCTGGCCGATGGCGATGTGGTGATTGCCGCGATCACGTCATGCACCAATACCTCCAACCCGACCGTGTTGATTGCAGCCGGGCTTGTGGCGCGCAAGGCACGGGAACTGGGCCTGCAGTCCAAGCCCTGGGTCAAGACCTCGCTGGCCCCCGGCTCGCAGGTGGTTACCGAATATCTGAAGGCGGCCGGCCTGCAGGAAGATCTCGATGCGATGGGCTTTAACCTTGTCGGTTATGGCTGCACCACCTGTATCGGCAATTCCGGTCCGCTGCCGACGGCGATTTCCGAGACAATCAACGAGAATGATCTGGTTGCCTGTTCGGTTCTGTCGGGCAACCGCAATTTCGAGGGCCGGGTCAATCCGGATGTGCGGGCCAATTATCTGGCCTCACCCCCGCTGGTTGTGGCCTATGCCATTGCCGGGTCGATGTTTGTCAATGTGACCACCGATTCGCTGGGCAATGACAAGAACGGCAATCCTGTCTATTTGAAGGATATCTGGCCGAGCAATGCCGAGATCGCCGAGCTGGTGCGCACCTATATCACCCCTGAAATGTTCAAGTCGCGCTATTCCGACGTGTTCAAGGGTGACGAGCACTGGCAGGGGATCGAGGTCACCGGTGGCGAGACCTATGACTGGAACCCATCCTCGACCTATGTGCGCAACCCGCCCTATTTCGACGGCTTGTCGATGGAGCCGGATGCGGTAACAGACGTCAAGAATGCGCGGGTTCTCAGCCTGTTCCTTGATTCGATCACCACCGACCACATCTCCCCCGCCGGGTCGTTCAAAAAGGATACGCCTGCGGGCCAGTATCTGACCGAACGTCAGGTCATGCCCAAGGATTTCAACTCCTATGGGGCGCGGCGCGGCAATCACGAGATCATGATGCGCGGCACCTTTGCCAATATCCGCATCAAGAACCAGATGGTGCCGGGTGTTGAGGGCGGTTTCTCCAAGGGCCCGGATGGTTCGACCATGGCAATGTATGATGCGGCCATGGCTTATGCCGAAACCGACACACCACTTGTGGTGTTTGCCGGCAAGGAATATGGCACCGGCTCCTCACGTGACTGGGCGGCCAAGGGCACCACGCTTCTGGGCGTGCGGGCCGTGGTGGCGCAGAGCTTTGAGCGCATCCATCGTTCCAACCTGATCGGCATGGGCGTATTGCCCCTGCAGTTCAAGGAAGGCGAGAGCTGGCAGAGCCTTGGTCTGACCGGTGATGAGACGATCGATATCGACAATGTCGAGACGATTACGCCGCGCTCGACTGTTGCGGTCAAAATCGCCCGGCCGGATGGCTCGGTGGTGACGGCGGAAACGCTGTGCCGGATCGATACCGAGAACGAACTCGATTACTATCGCAATGGCGGTATCCTGCACTATGTGCTGCGGAACCTTGTTGCCGAATAG
- a CDS encoding GGDEF domain-containing protein, with protein MFLEYDSFLIAAGTTAAVICLTFFLSWLSDRTINFLVTAGSAMLTITIAIICFATYITSKSAVFGFSAAISLTFGLALGQAAAQQYRTGKLSPRLVTILSLTMLPPMILAQILGFDGLVFIQLNFYCAILLVTMAREYWYCRRESPAVTILLCALYVILSVSFLLCAIVLAIETPLVLNGPPTNWAESLNVMVSVLAVAGIGALSIALHHQRLIKRHRNAAMTDALTGLLNRRALFEAYGEELLPPGTAIVLFDLDHFKQVNDRHGHTAGDNVLIRFAEICSAYIGINDTAIRMGGEEFLIVMPYTSGDKALVIAERIRIALAKEVFTTDEGVLRCTVSAGIYAAHPLEHLPLDTSLRHADKALYVAKDTGRNRTRLQEPRLVA; from the coding sequence ATGTTTTTAGAATACGATTCCTTTTTGATAGCCGCAGGCACCACGGCAGCGGTGATCTGTTTGACATTTTTTCTCTCCTGGCTTTCAGACCGCACCATCAATTTCCTGGTGACGGCCGGCAGCGCCATGCTGACGATCACAATCGCCATCATCTGTTTTGCCACCTATATCACCTCGAAAAGCGCCGTTTTCGGCTTCAGCGCCGCCATCAGCCTGACATTCGGACTGGCCCTCGGACAAGCCGCCGCGCAGCAATACCGCACCGGCAAGCTATCGCCGCGTCTGGTCACGATTTTATCGCTGACCATGCTCCCGCCAATGATCTTGGCCCAGATTCTGGGTTTTGACGGGCTCGTCTTCATTCAGCTCAATTTTTATTGCGCCATCCTGCTGGTCACCATGGCCCGCGAATACTGGTATTGCCGCCGGGAAAGCCCGGCTGTCACCATCTTGCTGTGTGCCCTCTATGTCATCCTGTCGGTTTCATTCCTGCTTTGCGCCATCGTGCTGGCCATCGAGACACCGCTTGTGCTCAACGGCCCCCCAACCAATTGGGCTGAATCGCTTAACGTAATGGTATCGGTCCTCGCAGTAGCGGGTATTGGCGCCCTGTCCATCGCGCTTCACCACCAGCGCCTGATCAAGCGCCACCGCAATGCCGCCATGACCGATGCATTGACCGGATTGTTGAACCGCCGCGCCCTGTTCGAGGCTTATGGCGAGGAGCTGCTGCCGCCGGGCACGGCCATCGTCTTGTTCGATCTCGACCACTTCAAACAGGTCAATGACCGTCACGGCCACACCGCCGGGGACAATGTGTTGATACGCTTTGCCGAAATCTGCAGCGCCTATATCGGCATCAATGACACCGCCATCCGCATGGGGGGCGAGGAATTTCTGATCGTTATGCCCTACACAAGTGGCGACAAGGCCCTGGTCATTGCGGAAAGAATCCGCATTGCGCTGGCAAAGGAAGTCTTCACAACGGATGAAGGCGTGTTGCGCTGCACGGTCAGCGCCGGCATTTATGCAGCCCACCCGCTGGAGCACCTGCCCCTCGACACCAGCCTCAGACATGCCGACAAGGCGCTCTATGTCGCCAAGGATACCGGCCGCAACCGCACCCGGCTGCAGGAACCACGCCTGGTGGCCTGA
- a CDS encoding DUF1223 domain-containing protein has translation MNQIFRPVFVLSVLAGLLPGSAAQTAEVKLHPVAVLELFTSQGCSSCPAADKLLSAYDARDDVIALAYHVDYWDYIGWRDVFGSADNSDYQRAYAKAQRQTRIYTPQLMVNGTQDVVGSRSTEVKAAVAAADLPVPVTLSANADMLDVRIDADAQQKESVIWLVKFRDRAEVEIERGELAGRAFDYTQIVTGRQVLGMWEPETGAHVKLPLSEVIGADNDGAVILVQEEAGGLPGRIIGAASFKR, from the coding sequence ATGAACCAGATATTCAGGCCTGTTTTTGTTTTGTCGGTGCTTGCGGGGTTGCTGCCCGGCAGCGCTGCGCAAACGGCTGAGGTGAAGCTGCATCCCGTGGCCGTTCTGGAGCTGTTTACCAGCCAGGGGTGTTCATCCTGCCCGGCGGCGGACAAGCTTTTAAGTGCCTATGATGCACGTGATGATGTGATCGCTTTGGCCTATCATGTTGATTACTGGGACTATATCGGCTGGCGGGACGTTTTTGGCAGTGCCGATAATTCCGACTATCAGCGCGCTTACGCCAAGGCGCAGCGCCAAACGCGCATTTATACCCCGCAATTAATGGTCAATGGCACACAGGATGTGGTGGGGTCGCGCAGCACCGAGGTGAAGGCGGCAGTGGCGGCGGCAGACTTGCCGGTGCCGGTCACGCTTTCGGCGAATGCGGATATGCTCGATGTGCGAATCGATGCCGATGCGCAACAAAAGGAATCGGTGATCTGGCTGGTAAAATTCCGCGACCGGGCAGAGGTCGAAATTGAACGGGGCGAGCTGGCGGGCCGTGCTTTTGATTACACCCAGATTGTCACCGGACGGCAGGTTTTGGGCATGTGGGAGCCGGAGACGGGCGCGCATGTCAAATTGCCGCTGTCCGAGGTGATCGGCGCGGATAATGACGGGGCTGTCATTCTCGTGCAGGAGGAAGCGGGCGGGCTGCCTGGCCGGATTATCGGGGCCGCCTCGTTCAAACGCTGA
- a CDS encoding helix-turn-helix domain-containing protein, whose protein sequence is MKYWRQRRRLSQLGLALEAEISQRHLSFLESGRSHPSRDMIMQLTEQLGVPLRERNVILNAAGYAPCFPQHPLDAPELSVAREAIERILQGYLPHPALAVDRHWTLLSANNAVSHLLTGIAPHLLEGRVNVLRLSLHPAGLAPRIINLGEWRDHVFKRLDHEIEISADPALAALKAELETFPCPPAAKQGHAKGKRYQDIAVPIRLHSPAGPLSFISTTTIFGTAVDVTLSEVTIEAFLPADRETINAMAGLGETP, encoded by the coding sequence TTGAAATACTGGCGGCAACGCCGCCGGTTGAGCCAGCTCGGCCTGGCGCTGGAAGCGGAAATTTCACAACGCCATTTGAGTTTTCTGGAGTCCGGGCGCTCACATCCCAGCCGCGACATGATCATGCAGCTGACAGAGCAGCTTGGCGTGCCATTGCGGGAACGGAACGTCATTCTGAATGCTGCCGGTTACGCGCCTTGTTTTCCTCAGCATCCCCTCGATGCCCCTGAACTCTCGGTTGCGCGGGAAGCCATTGAGCGGATTTTGCAGGGGTATCTGCCGCATCCGGCGCTGGCAGTGGACCGCCACTGGACGCTGCTCAGCGCGAATAATGCCGTATCGCACTTGCTAACCGGTATCGCGCCGCATCTTTTGGAGGGGCGGGTAAATGTGTTGCGGCTCAGCCTGCACCCGGCGGGACTGGCGCCGCGTATCATCAATCTGGGCGAATGGCGCGATCATGTGTTCAAGCGCCTGGATCATGAGATCGAGATTTCTGCGGATCCGGCACTGGCTGCCCTTAAGGCCGAGCTGGAGACATTCCCCTGTCCCCCGGCCGCGAAACAGGGCCATGCCAAAGGCAAGCGGTATCAGGATATTGCCGTTCCAATCCGGTTGCACAGTCCGGCCGGACCACTGTCTTTTATCAGCACGACGACGATTTTCGGGACAGCGGTTGATGTCACCCTCTCGGAGGTGACCATTGAGGCCTTTTTACCCGCGGACAGGGAAACCATCAATGCGATGGCGGGCCTTGGCGAAACACCGTAA
- a CDS encoding DUF2794 domain-containing protein, protein MNDIQKGSAQGKAPSIVSFDRQELAMLLNVYGRKVASGEWRDYAMDMLRDRALFSIYRRTSERPQFVIEKNPKLRNKQGQYVVTNAEGRVLRRGHDLDKVLRVLEPSFVVIK, encoded by the coding sequence GTGAACGATATCCAAAAAGGCAGCGCACAGGGCAAGGCCCCGTCAATTGTCAGTTTTGACCGTCAGGAACTGGCGATGCTGCTCAATGTCTATGGGCGGAAAGTGGCCAGTGGCGAATGGCGGGATTATGCCATGGACATGCTGCGCGACCGGGCGCTGTTCTCGATCTACCGGCGCACCTCGGAACGCCCGCAATTTGTCATCGAGAAAAACCCCAAGCTGCGCAACAAGCAGGGCCAGTATGTGGTGACCAATGCCGAGGGCCGGGTTCTCAGGCGCGGGCATGATCTCGACAAGGTCCTGCGGGTGCTCGAGCCCAGCTTTGTGGTGATCAAATAG
- a CDS encoding VOC family protein, with translation MFSHVTLGSADLDRAAKFYNAVLQPLGLVQRRVMADTGPKALCWANAAEELPYFYIYAPFDGKPATPGNGAMVAFMADSPEAVDKAFAGGMANGGKSEGDPGERPHYAPGYYGAYLRDPDGNKVHVTYRGDKL, from the coding sequence ATGTTCAGCCACGTCACTCTGGGGAGTGCAGACCTCGACCGCGCGGCCAAGTTCTACAATGCCGTATTGCAGCCCCTCGGGCTTGTGCAGCGCCGGGTCATGGCCGATACAGGCCCTAAAGCCCTTTGCTGGGCCAATGCCGCCGAAGAACTGCCCTATTTCTATATTTACGCCCCGTTTGACGGCAAACCGGCAACGCCCGGCAATGGTGCCATGGTCGCCTTCATGGCCGACAGCCCCGAAGCCGTGGACAAGGCCTTTGCCGGCGGCATGGCCAATGGCGGCAAAAGTGAGGGCGACCCCGGCGAACGGCCGCATTATGCGCCGGGTTATTATGGGGCCTATCTGCGCGACCCGGACGGCAACAAGGTGCATGTGACTTATCGCGGTGACAAGCTCTAG
- a CDS encoding Bax inhibitor-1/YccA family protein, translated as MAQYDRPSVGMQAGSAALIDEGLRTYMLRVYNYMTAGLVITGLVAFFGNMMAVTSDQAAAVAQAPNGALLTQFGVLLYTSPLMWVIALSPLAFVLVLSFGINKMSFATAQLVFWGFATVMGLSLSSIFLVYTGTSIARVFFITAATFGAMSLYGYTTKRDLTAIGSFLFMGLIGLIIASVVNIFLASSMLTFAISVAGVLIFVGLTAYDTQSIKNMYMESDGHETMGKKALMGALRLYLDFINLFLMLLRLMGNRN; from the coding sequence ATGGCTCAATATGATCGACCAAGCGTCGGCATGCAGGCCGGCTCCGCCGCTCTCATCGACGAAGGTTTGCGCACCTATATGCTGCGCGTTTATAACTACATGACCGCAGGACTGGTCATCACCGGCCTTGTTGCCTTTTTCGGCAATATGATGGCCGTGACCAGCGACCAGGCAGCCGCCGTCGCCCAGGCCCCCAATGGGGCCCTGCTGACCCAGTTCGGCGTACTCCTTTATACAAGCCCGCTGATGTGGGTCATTGCCCTCTCGCCGCTGGCATTCGTTCTGGTGCTGTCCTTCGGCATCAACAAGATGAGCTTTGCCACCGCACAGCTGGTCTTCTGGGGTTTTGCCACGGTAATGGGCCTCTCGCTCTCCTCGATCTTCCTTGTGTACACAGGCACATCGATCGCGCGGGTCTTCTTCATCACGGCCGCCACCTTTGGTGCGATGAGCCTTTACGGCTACACCACCAAGCGTGACCTGACCGCCATCGGTTCATTCCTGTTCATGGGCCTGATCGGTCTCATCATCGCCTCGGTCGTCAATATCTTCCTGGCGTCCTCGATGCTGACCTTCGCCATCTCGGTGGCCGGTGTGCTGATCTTTGTGGGCCTGACCGCCTACGACACCCAGTCGATCAAGAACATGTATATGGAAAGCGATGGTCACGAGACCATGGGCAAGAAAGCCCTGATGGGTGCCCTGCGCCTCTATCTGGACTTCATCAACCTGTTCCTGATGCTGCTGCGCCTGATGGGCAACCGCAACTAG
- the thpR gene encoding RNA 2',3'-cyclic phosphodiesterase — translation MPRLFTGLEIPRDVGFALSLKRGGLHGARWIDAQNYHITLRYIGDVDYQTANEVAGALERFADTGPLTIKLNHLGVFGGNKPRALYAGMDGNPALARLQAAQERSLQQIGLAPDGRKFVPHVSLARLRNTSANDIARFMAEAMWFEPFTFTADRFVLYSSRNSVGGGPYLVEEAYDLGVTNSVAAAQ, via the coding sequence ATGCCCAGGCTCTTCACCGGTCTAGAAATCCCGCGCGATGTGGGGTTTGCACTGTCTTTGAAGCGGGGCGGGTTGCATGGCGCCCGCTGGATTGACGCTCAAAACTATCACATTACCCTGCGCTATATCGGCGATGTCGATTACCAGACCGCCAATGAGGTGGCCGGGGCGCTGGAACGGTTTGCCGATACCGGCCCGCTGACCATCAAGCTCAACCATCTCGGCGTGTTTGGCGGCAACAAGCCGCGGGCGCTTTATGCGGGCATGGATGGCAATCCCGCGCTGGCCCGGTTGCAGGCGGCGCAGGAGCGGTCCCTGCAACAAATCGGCCTCGCCCCGGACGGGCGCAAATTTGTGCCCCATGTTTCCCTGGCCCGGCTGCGCAATACCAGCGCCAATGACATTGCCCGGTTCATGGCCGAGGCGATGTGGTTTGAGCCGTTTACCTTCACGGCGGACCGGTTCGTGCTCTATTCCTCGCGGAATTCGGTGGGTGGCGGCCCCTATCTCGTCGAAGAGGCTTATGATCTGGGCGTCACGAATTCGGTTGCCGCAGCGCAGTAA
- a CDS encoding low molecular weight protein-tyrosine-phosphatase yields the protein MQRILFVCLGNICRSPTAEAVFRTRARQAGLGGIEVDSAGTGDWHIGAPPDPRAIMAAKARQYDLSDLRGRQVTVADFYAFSHIMAMDRQNLTALQALAPADSKAQLQLFLDYAGTNGAEVPDPYFGGTGGFDHVLDLIETASDGLITALRQPNS from the coding sequence TTGCAACGAATTTTATTTGTCTGTCTGGGAAATATCTGCCGCTCACCCACCGCCGAGGCGGTTTTTCGCACCCGCGCCCGGCAAGCGGGACTGGGCGGGATCGAGGTGGACAGCGCCGGCACGGGCGACTGGCATATCGGCGCACCGCCCGATCCACGCGCCATTATGGCGGCAAAAGCCCGGCAATATGACCTCTCAGACCTGCGCGGCCGGCAGGTCACTGTCGCCGATTTTTATGCCTTCAGCCACATCATGGCGATGGACCGGCAAAATCTCACAGCCCTTCAAGCGCTGGCACCGGCAGACAGCAAGGCGCAGCTGCAATTATTTCTCGACTATGCCGGCACAAATGGCGCCGAGGTGCCCGACCCCTATTTTGGCGGCACCGGCGGCTTTGACCATGTGCTTGACCTGATCGAGACCGCCAGCGACGGGCTGATTACTGCGCTGCGGCAACCGAATTCGTGA